GCCTCTTTGCGGGCGCGCCCCTCGCCTTGGCGGGCTTCGTCGTGATCGATCCACAAACCGGCTGGCTCGACCAGATCTGCGTCGGCCCCGCCTTCACCGGCGACGGCTGCGGCGTGAAGCTGATGGCGGCGGCCTGCGCCCTGTCGCCGGGCGTGGTGCGGCTCGACGTGAACGCCGACAACATGCGCGCCATCCGATTCTATGAGCGTGGCGGCTTCGTCCAGATCGGGCGCGGCGCCAATACGCTCTCGGGGCGGGCGACGATCATGATGGAATGGCGGGCGCAACAATAGCTTATGCC
The DNA window shown above is from Methylocystis echinoides and carries:
- a CDS encoding GNAT family N-acetyltransferase; its protein translation is MSLDAAETSAPLLRRRADADWPAMLDLWVAAWRATYPEIDFDARRGWLTEQVEKLEAQGAATLCLFAGAPLALAGFVVIDPQTGWLDQICVGPAFTGDGCGVKLMAAACALSPGVVRLDVNADNMRAIRFYERGGFVQIGRGANTLSGRATIMMEWRAQQ